From the genome of Dehalococcoidia bacterium:
AGTTGCTGTTGCGTGAGCCTGCGGTGCTCACGCCAGACCTTGATGGGGTTTTGGCCATCAAGTATTGCGTAGGTCAGCTGACTCGGTACTAGCTCCTCACCTTCTTCGATACCGCGCTTGGCTGCCTCATAATCTTGAATATCCTGTAGTATTTCGGCATCTGCCAAAAGCTGCGCGTATACGTTATACGGGACTATTGCCCACTCAGGCTTGCCATCCTTTTCAATAATCTGCACGCTCATTTGTATGCACCTCCCCTCGGGCCAATCTTCAACACAAGGATTCGCAACTCATGCCCGTCGATTTCGTAGATAACCCGCCAATCACCAATTCGCAGACGAAAAGCTGGTGTCTTCTGAAGCCTCGTCGCATTCTTATGTGTTGCATGAGGGTCTTCGGCAATTCGATCAAGCTTCTCTCTTATCCGCTGTGCAGTGGCTGCTGGCATCATTCTCAACGCCTTGTCAGCTTGCTTTGTAAAGACAATCTCATGCATGGCCCAATGTTAGCATAATGCTAACTAGT
Proteins encoded in this window:
- a CDS encoding helix-turn-helix transcriptional regulator yields the protein MSVQIIEKDGKPEWAIVPYNVYAQLLADAEILQDIQDYEAAKRGIEEGEELVPSQLTYAILDGQNPIKVWREHRRLTQQQLADLAGISKAYLSQIETGKRTGSTEVVASIAKALHLSLDDIVPSPTRPAK
- a CDS encoding type II toxin-antitoxin system RelE/ParE family toxin, producing the protein MHEIVFTKQADKALRMMPAATAQRIREKLDRIAEDPHATHKNATRLQKTPAFRLRIGDWRVIYEIDGHELRILVLKIGPRGGAYK